The Pyrococcus horikoshii OT3 genome includes a window with the following:
- a CDS encoding glycosyltransferase: MKVEFFLLLIVFLWDGYFFFRYILGILRGYKTKVWDPEVSIIIPAYNEEENIKRAIKAALSQDYPVSEVIVVDDGSEDGTYERAKEIKDHRLKVLKIDHRGKAGAINEGLKIAKGSVIVTTDADSFMSKDAVRRLVERFYSDDVVAVGGQIRVIVESFMTLVQDIEHLRIAMYRRGKELENLSLAPGPLSAFRRDVLEKIGGIQRSIVEDYATTKIVKKYGRVVYAPKAKLYTRMPITLRDLWRQRKRWFLGDLQHHNLNDLLNLLLGDVIALLDVILPFIFLLEGSYLPLLAFVMFEVITMVIAVIWEGGSLIEALLFPVVLWFLALFYLSLHLYGYAVYGLKSLLRFTRS; this comes from the coding sequence TTGAAGGTTGAGTTCTTTCTCCTTCTGATTGTTTTCCTTTGGGATGGATACTTCTTTTTTAGATACATCCTCGGTATCCTGAGGGGGTATAAGACTAAGGTTTGGGATCCTGAGGTGAGCATAATAATCCCAGCTTATAATGAAGAGGAGAACATAAAAAGAGCAATTAAAGCTGCTCTTTCTCAGGATTATCCAGTTAGCGAGGTAATAGTTGTGGACGATGGGAGCGAGGATGGAACGTACGAGAGGGCCAAGGAAATTAAAGATCATAGACTTAAGGTACTGAAGATAGATCATAGGGGAAAAGCGGGGGCGATAAATGAGGGTCTTAAAATCGCCAAGGGAAGTGTGATCGTAACTACCGATGCGGACTCTTTCATGAGCAAGGATGCAGTTAGGAGGTTAGTTGAGAGGTTTTACTCCGATGATGTTGTTGCAGTTGGGGGCCAAATAAGGGTCATCGTTGAATCCTTCATGACGCTCGTTCAGGATATAGAGCACCTGAGAATTGCGATGTATAGGAGAGGGAAGGAGCTTGAAAATTTAAGCTTAGCCCCCGGTCCCCTTTCCGCTTTCAGAAGGGATGTTCTCGAAAAGATCGGTGGGATACAGCGTAGTATAGTTGAAGATTACGCCACGACTAAGATTGTAAAGAAGTATGGAAGGGTTGTTTACGCGCCGAAGGCTAAACTCTACACTAGAATGCCTATCACCCTTCGAGATCTATGGAGGCAACGAAAGAGATGGTTCTTGGGGGATCTTCAGCACCATAACCTGAATGACCTTCTGAATCTACTCCTTGGGGATGTAATAGCCCTCCTAGATGTGATACTTCCCTTCATCTTCCTATTAGAGGGTAGTTATCTCCCCCTTTTAGCCTTCGTGATGTTCGAAGTAATAACCATGGTGATAGCGGTAATCTGGGAGGGAGGCTCCTTAATCGAGGCCCTGCTTTTCCCCGTTGTCCTCTGGTTCTTGGCCCTCTTCTACCTTTCCCTCCACTTATACGGATACGCTGTCTATGGCTTGAAAAGTTTGCTTAGATTCACTCGTTCCTAG
- the gor gene encoding glyceraldehyde-3-phosphate:ferredoxin oxidoreductase, with product MRFSVLKLDVEKKEVKLEDVDIPEVYGIIDYGIHIHNKLKTYEIEPYDPRNVVIIGKGPFAGSALPGSHRLVFFYRSPLYGTLFPSTMGGASYQFQHVGVDFVEVHGRSEKPTVVIMKNDGENVSVSFYEIELEKVIEIWKGYKGEEGVYALTQYLLDNLSPEFEGMEFRIAVVGPASLNTNYGAVFSQALRNGKRAIGSEDWAARGGTGSVLLRAHNVVGIAFGGKKRKKKFPGEDITNMSTAKRIVEGVHKKPYNDVVTSATTKYRYNPKLRTGGTFGGNYPAEGELVPILNWQMPYIPKEDRIKLHELIMKYYWEPFNKESIEPKNWTTCGEPCPAVCKKHRRGHHVEYEPYEANGPLSGSISLYASDISVHAVDAMGFDAIEFGGTAAWIFELIHRGLLKPEEVGISDKPRFSKEDLMNDPEGTSEHNAKLVAELAHSVAFAKTEIAKIVGLGKRKASRILDEKFKDRLKYGESFKDYAVYTPLGEDGEINPTMYWAIGNYIPLPIQGRYWTFYAFGTFLEPEELAEKIVSSALWEFWYDNVGWCRFHRKWLKPTLKTLFMEAYGENVDMEEHAKKQIRRLIDYAKKAGYVPVFWDSMRVIDLVSKGSEEFGNEKWSEKFRKDKIGTAKEYLKRVLEAYSLLMGTDWRI from the coding sequence ATGCGCTTTTCGGTATTAAAGCTAGACGTTGAAAAAAAGGAAGTAAAGCTTGAAGACGTCGACATTCCAGAGGTGTATGGTATAATAGACTATGGAATTCACATCCATAATAAGTTGAAAACCTATGAGATTGAGCCTTACGATCCAAGAAACGTAGTGATAATCGGAAAGGGCCCATTTGCGGGCTCCGCGTTACCTGGATCTCATAGGTTAGTGTTCTTCTACAGATCTCCCCTTTATGGAACTCTGTTCCCCTCAACCATGGGAGGAGCGAGCTATCAATTTCAGCATGTTGGAGTCGACTTCGTAGAGGTACATGGGAGATCAGAGAAACCAACAGTTGTGATAATGAAGAACGATGGAGAAAACGTAAGCGTAAGCTTTTATGAGATAGAGCTAGAAAAGGTAATTGAGATCTGGAAAGGTTATAAGGGAGAGGAGGGGGTTTATGCTCTAACCCAATACCTCCTTGATAACCTTTCTCCAGAGTTTGAGGGGATGGAATTTAGGATTGCGGTTGTTGGTCCAGCTTCGTTGAATACCAATTATGGAGCTGTCTTTTCTCAGGCCCTAAGAAACGGAAAGAGGGCCATTGGAAGTGAGGACTGGGCTGCAAGGGGAGGAACGGGTAGCGTTCTGCTGAGGGCCCACAACGTGGTTGGTATAGCATTTGGGGGGAAGAAGAGAAAGAAGAAGTTCCCTGGGGAGGATATAACCAATATGTCAACGGCTAAGAGGATAGTTGAGGGTGTCCACAAGAAGCCTTACAACGATGTCGTTACAAGCGCAACAACGAAGTATAGGTACAATCCAAAGCTTAGGACTGGAGGAACCTTTGGTGGAAACTACCCCGCTGAGGGGGAACTGGTTCCAATTTTGAACTGGCAGATGCCATACATTCCGAAAGAGGATAGGATCAAGTTGCATGAGTTAATAATGAAGTACTATTGGGAACCTTTCAACAAAGAGTCGATCGAGCCCAAGAACTGGACAACGTGCGGTGAACCATGTCCCGCTGTATGTAAGAAGCACAGGAGAGGTCACCACGTTGAATACGAGCCATATGAAGCAAATGGTCCGCTTAGCGGTAGTATCTCCCTTTACGCAAGTGATATTAGCGTTCATGCGGTTGATGCCATGGGTTTCGACGCGATAGAATTTGGAGGAACTGCAGCATGGATATTTGAGCTCATTCACAGGGGGTTGTTAAAGCCTGAGGAAGTTGGAATAAGCGATAAGCCTAGGTTCAGTAAGGAAGATTTAATGAACGATCCTGAGGGGACCAGCGAGCACAATGCTAAGCTAGTTGCCGAGTTAGCTCACTCAGTAGCGTTTGCTAAGACTGAAATTGCTAAGATAGTTGGGCTTGGGAAGAGGAAAGCCAGTAGAATACTGGATGAGAAGTTTAAGGATAGGCTAAAGTACGGGGAGAGCTTTAAGGATTACGCTGTTTATACCCCTCTGGGTGAGGATGGAGAGATAAATCCAACAATGTACTGGGCTATTGGAAACTACATTCCGCTTCCAATTCAAGGTAGGTATTGGACGTTCTATGCCTTCGGAACGTTCCTGGAACCAGAAGAGCTTGCTGAAAAGATAGTATCCTCTGCCCTCTGGGAATTCTGGTACGACAACGTTGGGTGGTGCAGATTCCATAGGAAGTGGCTAAAGCCTACCCTTAAAACTCTATTCATGGAGGCTTATGGTGAGAACGTAGATATGGAGGAGCATGCGAAGAAGCAGATCAGGAGGCTCATAGATTACGCAAAGAAAGCTGGCTACGTTCCAGTCTTCTGGGATAGCATGAGGGTTATCGACCTGGTCTCAAAGGGAAGTGAGGAATTCGGTAACGAGAAATGGTCCGAGAAGTTTAGAAAGGATAAGATCGGAACGGCCAAGGAATACCTTAAGAGGGTGCTAGAGGCTTACAGCTTATTAATGGGGACTGACTGGAGGATTTAG
- a CDS encoding type VII toxin-antitoxin system HepT family RNase toxin — MPGSYSECFLELSKIGVISRELADDLSKMAKFRNILLHQYRRIDDEVVYEIIMKDIPLTLRTLREVMEYVENGNRGKDKEGLRGSS; from the coding sequence ATACCTGGAAGTTATTCAGAGTGCTTTTTAGAGCTCTCAAAGATCGGTGTAATATCAAGAGAGCTAGCAGATGATCTCTCAAAAATGGCGAAGTTTAGAAACATTCTTCTCCATCAATACCGGAGAATTGATGATGAAGTGGTGTATGAGATTATAATGAAGGATATACCTCTGACCTTGAGGACTTTGAGAGAGGTGATGGAATACGTTGAGAATGGAAATAGAGGAAAAGATAAGGAAGGCCTTAGAGGGTCATCATGA
- a CDS encoding type VII toxin-antitoxin system MntA family adenylyltransferase antitoxin has protein sequence MEIEEKIRKALEGHHEIIFAYLHGSFLVTEGFMDIDIAVYVDDSVRDYLEYELSLAVELERMIGKDVDVRVLNDAPPAFRYRAIKGKVILDRDPEVRLNFIERTVWEYLDYEPLERRMREEFLSSIKRV, from the coding sequence ATGGAAATAGAGGAAAAGATAAGGAAGGCCTTAGAGGGTCATCATGAAATAATCTTTGCTTATCTTCACGGAAGTTTCCTTGTCACCGAGGGTTTTATGGATATTGACATTGCAGTCTACGTGGATGATTCCGTTAGGGATTACCTGGAGTACGAGCTCTCTTTAGCGGTTGAACTTGAGAGGATGATTGGAAAGGATGTAGACGTTAGAGTCCTCAACGATGCACCTCCAGCTTTCAGGTATCGTGCAATTAAGGGAAAGGTAATACTTGATCGCGATCCTGAGGTAAGATTAAACTTCATTGAGAGAACCGTATGGGAGTACTTGGATTATGAACCTCTTGAAAGGAGAATGAGGGAGGAGTTTCTATCCTCGATAAAAAGGGTTTAA
- a CDS encoding TIGR02253 family HAD-type hydrolase has translation MIRAVFFDFVGTLLSVEGEAKTHLKIMEEVLGDYPLNPKTLLDEYEKLTREAFSNYAGKPYRPIRDIEEEVMRKLAEKYGFKYPENFWEIHLRMHQRYGELYPEVVEVLKSLKGKYHVGMITDSDTEYLMAHLDALGIKDLFDSITTSEEAGFFKPHPRIFELALKKAGVKGEEAVYVGDNPVKDCGGSKNLGMTSILLDRKGEKREFWDKCDFIVSDLREVIKIVDELNGQ, from the coding sequence ATGATAAGGGCGGTGTTCTTTGACTTCGTTGGAACCCTCTTAAGCGTTGAAGGGGAGGCTAAAACCCACTTAAAAATCATGGAGGAAGTTCTCGGTGACTATCCTTTAAATCCCAAGACCCTCCTGGATGAGTACGAAAAGCTAACTAGGGAAGCCTTCTCTAACTACGCTGGGAAGCCTTATAGGCCTATAAGGGATATTGAGGAGGAAGTAATGAGAAAGCTAGCTGAGAAGTATGGGTTTAAGTATCCTGAGAACTTCTGGGAGATACACCTTAGGATGCACCAGCGTTATGGAGAGCTCTATCCCGAGGTTGTGGAGGTACTTAAGAGCTTAAAGGGAAAGTATCACGTTGGCATGATAACGGATTCGGATACCGAGTACTTAATGGCCCACTTAGATGCACTGGGGATAAAGGATCTCTTCGACTCGATAACCACGAGCGAGGAAGCGGGCTTCTTCAAGCCTCATCCCAGGATATTTGAGCTCGCCCTCAAGAAAGCTGGTGTAAAGGGAGAGGAAGCAGTTTACGTCGGAGATAACCCAGTTAAAGACTGCGGGGGCTCTAAGAACCTCGGAATGACGTCAATACTCTTAGATAGGAAGGGAGAAAAAAGAGAATTTTGGGATAAGTGCGACTTCATAGTCAGCGACTTGAGAGAGGTAATTAAGATAGTTGACGAGCTAAATGGTCAGTAA
- the pgsA gene encoding archaetidylinositol phosphate synthase, with translation MLSKIRPKVKQPLERIGKTLASLGITPNQLTIIGFLITLLASYEFYLQNQILAGIILAVGAFLDALDGALARATGKVSKFGGFLDSTIDRLSDASILFGIALGGLVRWDVTFLTLIGSYMVSYSRCRAELAGSGTLAIGIAERGERIIIIFIASLFNAVKIGVYLVAILSWITFIQRVYEAKKRLEMG, from the coding sequence ATGCTGAGCAAGATAAGGCCGAAGGTAAAGCAACCCCTGGAAAGAATTGGGAAAACTCTGGCTTCACTGGGGATAACCCCTAACCAATTAACCATTATAGGTTTCTTGATAACCCTCCTAGCTTCCTACGAATTTTACCTTCAAAATCAAATCTTAGCTGGAATAATACTAGCGGTTGGGGCTTTTCTAGATGCTTTAGACGGAGCACTAGCCAGGGCCACTGGGAAGGTTTCAAAGTTTGGTGGCTTCCTGGATTCAACGATTGACAGGCTTAGCGATGCCTCGATATTATTTGGAATAGCCCTGGGTGGATTGGTCAGGTGGGATGTAACTTTCTTAACTTTAATCGGCTCGTACATGGTTAGCTACTCAAGGTGCAGAGCGGAACTCGCCGGTTCAGGAACGTTAGCCATCGGAATTGCCGAAAGGGGTGAGAGGATAATAATAATATTCATAGCATCCCTATTCAATGCCGTTAAAATTGGAGTATACCTGGTAGCTATACTATCCTGGATAACGTTCATACAGAGGGTATATGAGGCAAAGAAAAGATTGGAAATGGGATGA
- a CDS encoding tRNA (cytidine(56)-2'-O)-methyltransferase, which yields MIVVLRLGHRPERDKRVTTHVALTARAFGADGIIIASEEDEKVKESVEDVVKRWGGPFFIEFNRNWRKVMKEFTGVKVHLTMYGLHVDDVIEELKEKLKKGEDFMIIVGAEKVPREVYELADYNVAIGNQPHSEVAALAVLLDRLLEGKGLKKEFKGAKIKIVPQARGKKVVEVQGYAEQDKAEGKATPGKNWENSGFTGDNP from the coding sequence ATGATAGTGGTGCTTAGACTCGGACACAGGCCGGAGAGGGATAAGAGGGTTACAACTCACGTTGCCTTAACCGCTAGGGCTTTTGGGGCCGATGGGATAATAATAGCATCTGAGGAGGATGAAAAGGTCAAGGAGAGCGTTGAAGATGTTGTAAAAAGATGGGGTGGGCCTTTCTTTATAGAGTTCAACAGAAATTGGAGGAAGGTTATGAAAGAATTTACAGGGGTAAAGGTTCATCTAACGATGTACGGTTTGCACGTTGATGATGTTATTGAAGAGCTAAAGGAGAAGCTCAAAAAAGGCGAAGACTTCATGATCATAGTTGGGGCCGAAAAGGTTCCAAGGGAAGTCTATGAACTAGCGGATTACAACGTTGCAATAGGAAATCAACCGCACAGTGAGGTTGCTGCATTAGCTGTACTCCTGGATAGACTCCTGGAAGGGAAAGGGTTGAAAAAAGAGTTTAAAGGGGCTAAGATCAAGATAGTGCCGCAGGCTAGAGGTAAGAAGGTCGTGGAGGTTCAAGGGTATGCTGAGCAAGATAAGGCCGAAGGTAAAGCAACCCCTGGAAAGAATTGGGAAAACTCTGGCTTCACTGGGGATAACCCCTAA
- a CDS encoding transglutaminase domain-containing protein, which produces MKHLKLIVVILATLALGCLIKSPASVKFEIDRTTIPPSGVFHLIVTLNNTGKVGIVDAKLVVEGEEFFIVQSPKLEHPIKVGDSAKLIWTIKGPKIPGNYHFKAYLDIVDELNRVWRGITYETTIKVSSEELKDSVNLNLTVPSKVQGGKIIIVSGEIVNNLTVPVNIVSAEVSAEDLEVIDKEVPNKIDANSKGKVVFKFKVPPRYEKVRMYVIIEYASLQVSGKLIGEKDILIVWKPWELSPEDVKDIYGNLSEWIFYNDIVDGYWEWMYGSKSKIENRTMFRESVEDLLSVANSDVEAAKAVYNHIVTNYVIEKRRIKTLDPQKIMESSSISPTEAEILMVAYLRSLNIPARIVSVYSETDCTYSPFVEAYLSGKWYVIDFNHMFFGTREEFIATRWYPKIYQEITVFGKSLVALKPSPSGHAHEDLTKEYLSITEKALFNHLSKSLDPSTFSQVRIMLNSMNNEDERIFAMFLFTSAKPEEAKQLLEKVHVNELKKTIDAFYKFYRDIPWEEDFRIYWEKLINLYR; this is translated from the coding sequence ATGAAACATTTAAAGTTAATAGTGGTAATACTTGCAACACTTGCTTTAGGATGCTTGATAAAATCACCAGCTAGTGTTAAATTTGAAATCGACAGGACAACGATACCTCCCAGTGGGGTGTTCCACCTGATAGTCACCCTGAATAATACTGGAAAGGTTGGGATCGTCGATGCAAAGCTTGTCGTCGAGGGGGAGGAGTTCTTCATTGTCCAAAGCCCCAAATTAGAGCATCCAATAAAAGTTGGAGATTCTGCTAAGTTAATTTGGACGATAAAGGGGCCGAAAATTCCGGGAAATTATCACTTCAAAGCCTACCTTGACATAGTTGATGAACTCAATAGGGTTTGGAGAGGTATAACATACGAAACGACGATAAAAGTTTCGAGTGAGGAACTGAAGGATAGCGTCAACCTTAACTTGACGGTTCCTTCAAAGGTTCAGGGAGGAAAGATCATTATCGTGTCAGGAGAGATCGTGAATAATTTAACTGTTCCAGTCAATATAGTTAGTGCTGAAGTTAGCGCTGAGGATCTTGAAGTCATTGATAAGGAAGTTCCAAATAAGATAGATGCCAACTCCAAGGGAAAGGTGGTATTCAAGTTCAAAGTTCCTCCAAGGTATGAAAAGGTTAGAATGTACGTGATTATTGAATATGCATCCCTTCAGGTTTCTGGTAAGTTAATAGGGGAAAAAGATATTTTAATAGTTTGGAAACCCTGGGAACTCTCGCCGGAAGATGTGAAAGATATATACGGGAATTTGAGTGAATGGATATTCTACAATGATATCGTTGACGGATACTGGGAGTGGATGTACGGTTCAAAATCTAAAATAGAGAATAGGACGATGTTTAGGGAGAGCGTAGAAGATCTACTCTCCGTTGCGAATTCGGATGTTGAAGCAGCTAAAGCCGTTTACAATCACATAGTCACAAATTACGTCATAGAGAAGAGGAGGATCAAGACCCTTGATCCCCAGAAGATCATGGAATCCTCCTCAATATCACCTACAGAAGCAGAGATACTAATGGTTGCGTATTTAAGATCCCTCAACATCCCGGCAAGGATTGTAAGCGTATACAGCGAAACGGATTGTACCTATAGCCCGTTCGTAGAGGCCTACCTCTCGGGAAAGTGGTACGTTATCGACTTTAACCACATGTTCTTCGGAACCAGAGAAGAGTTCATAGCTACGAGGTGGTATCCAAAGATCTACCAGGAGATTACCGTATTTGGGAAATCGTTGGTAGCCTTAAAGCCCAGCCCCTCGGGTCATGCCCATGAGGATCTCACCAAAGAATACCTAAGTATAACTGAGAAAGCCCTATTTAACCATCTCTCAAAGAGCTTAGATCCATCAACTTTCTCTCAGGTTAGGATAATGCTTAATAGCATGAACAACGAAGATGAAAGGATATTCGCAATGTTCCTCTTCACATCCGCGAAACCCGAGGAAGCTAAGCAATTACTTGAGAAAGTCCATGTGAATGAACTTAAAAAGACGATAGATGCATTCTATAAATTCTACAGAGATATCCCCTGGGAAGAAGACTTTAGAATTTATTGGGAGAAGCTCATAAACCTCTACAGGTGA
- a CDS encoding SAM hydrolase/SAM-dependent halogenase family protein has product MITLTTDFGLKGPYVGEMKVAMLRINPNAKIVDVTHSVTRHSILEGSFVMEQVVKYSPKGTVHVGVIDPGVGTERRAIVIEGDQYLVVPDNGLATLPLKHIKVKSVYEIIPDKIRKFTGWEISSTFHGRDIFGPAGALIEKGIHPEEFGREIPVDSIVKLNVEPRKEGDVWILKVIYIDDFGNVILNLENYEKPRTVELLDFNLRLPYLETYGLVEKGEMLALPGSHDYLEIAVNMGSAAERLNVKVGDELRVRLL; this is encoded by the coding sequence ATGATAACCTTAACCACCGACTTCGGATTGAAGGGGCCTTACGTTGGGGAGATGAAGGTTGCCATGCTAAGGATAAATCCGAATGCAAAGATAGTTGACGTAACTCACTCTGTGACTAGGCATTCCATTTTAGAAGGTTCCTTTGTCATGGAGCAGGTAGTTAAGTACTCACCTAAGGGAACCGTTCACGTTGGGGTAATAGATCCTGGGGTAGGAACCGAAAGGAGGGCTATAGTGATTGAAGGGGATCAGTACTTGGTAGTTCCTGACAATGGGTTAGCGACTTTACCTTTGAAGCATATTAAAGTTAAATCCGTTTATGAGATAATTCCAGATAAGATTAGGAAGTTCACGGGATGGGAGATAAGTTCGACTTTCCATGGTAGGGATATCTTTGGACCAGCGGGAGCATTAATAGAGAAGGGTATTCATCCTGAGGAATTCGGTAGGGAAATTCCAGTGGATAGTATCGTAAAGCTGAACGTTGAACCCAGGAAAGAGGGAGACGTTTGGATCCTAAAGGTTATATACATAGATGACTTTGGCAACGTGATCTTGAATCTCGAAAACTATGAAAAACCTAGAACCGTTGAGCTTCTGGATTTTAACTTAAGGCTTCCGTATTTAGAGACCTACGGCCTAGTTGAGAAAGGGGAGATGTTAGCCCTTCCTGGCAGTCACGATTATCTTGAGATAGCAGTTAATATGGGATCAGCAGCGGAAAGGTTAAACGTTAAAGTTGGGGATGAGCTAAGGGTGAGGTTGCTATGA
- a CDS encoding nicotinamide-nucleotide adenylyltransferase, with translation MIRGLFVGRFQPVHKGHIKALEFVFSQVDEVIIGIGSAQASHTLKNPFTTGERMEMLIRALEEAGFDKRYYLIPLPDINFNAIWVPYVESMVPRFHVVFTGNSLVAQLFKERGYKVVVQPMFKKDILSATEIRRRMIAGEPWEDLVPKSVVEYIKEIKGVERLRNLATNLESSEKELQAPIRVPEY, from the coding sequence ATGATAAGGGGACTCTTCGTTGGGAGGTTCCAGCCCGTTCATAAGGGTCATATAAAAGCATTGGAATTCGTGTTTTCGCAAGTAGACGAGGTTATAATAGGTATTGGAAGCGCTCAGGCTAGTCATACGCTTAAGAATCCTTTTACAACCGGTGAAAGGATGGAGATGCTCATAAGGGCCCTTGAAGAGGCCGGCTTCGACAAAAGGTATTACCTAATCCCCCTACCTGATATAAACTTTAATGCAATTTGGGTTCCCTACGTTGAGAGCATGGTTCCGAGGTTTCACGTAGTCTTTACTGGAAATTCACTGGTTGCCCAGCTCTTTAAGGAGAGGGGTTATAAAGTAGTCGTTCAGCCCATGTTCAAGAAGGATATTCTCTCAGCGACGGAGATAAGGAGGAGGATGATAGCGGGAGAACCCTGGGAAGATTTAGTTCCTAAAAGCGTAGTTGAATATATAAAGGAGATAAAGGGAGTAGAGAGATTGAGGAATCTTGCAACTAACCTTGAATCCTCGGAAAAGGAGCTTCAAGCCCCGATAAGGGTTCCCGAGTATTAG
- a CDS encoding transcription elongation factor NusA, with protein MDEIYSRLKEMLRVEILDIEFKDDKIIVYVPKDEVRLAVGYGGAVVKSAELVLGKKIEVRGR; from the coding sequence ATGGATGAGATATATAGCAGGCTTAAGGAGATGTTGAGGGTAGAGATATTGGATATAGAGTTCAAGGATGATAAGATAATAGTTTACGTCCCGAAGGATGAGGTCAGGCTAGCCGTTGGCTACGGAGGAGCAGTCGTTAAGTCAGCTGAACTAGTACTTGGCAAGAAAATAGAGGTTAGGGGTAGATGA
- a CDS encoding carboxypeptidase M32: protein MEEVFRNDTIKEILQKYRRIWALGHAQSVLGWDLEVNMPKEGILERSVAQGELSVLSQELLLKPEFVELVEKAKGIEDLNEYERGVVRVLDRQIRIMKSFPPEFLKEVSETTSKATKAWEEAKAKDDFSKFEPWLDKIISLAKRAAEYLGYEEEPYDALLDLYEEGLRTRDVVKMFDVLEKELRPLLEKILEEDKVPREHPLEKEKYEREWMEKVNLWVLEKFGYPLGTRARLDVSAHPFTTEFGIRDVRITTRYEGFDFRRALLSTIHEFGHALYELQQDERFMFTPIAGGVSLGIHESQSRFWENIIGRSKEFVEFIYPVLKENLPFMEKYTQEDVYLYFNMVRPDFIRTEADVVTYNFHVLLRFKLERMMVSEDVKAKDLPEMWNDEMERLLGIRPKTYREGILQDIHWAHGSIGYFPTYSIGTILSAQLYYHIKKDIPDFEEKVAKGEFEPIKSWLREKIHRWGSIYPPKELLKKAIGEDVNAEYFVRWIKERYL, encoded by the coding sequence ATGGAGGAAGTTTTTAGAAATGATACAATTAAGGAGATCCTTCAAAAGTATAGGAGAATTTGGGCTCTAGGGCATGCTCAGAGCGTCCTAGGTTGGGATCTTGAAGTTAACATGCCTAAGGAGGGAATACTAGAGAGGTCAGTGGCCCAGGGAGAGCTCTCAGTCCTTTCCCAGGAACTGTTGCTAAAACCAGAGTTCGTTGAACTAGTTGAGAAGGCTAAAGGAATTGAAGACCTAAACGAATATGAAAGAGGAGTTGTTAGAGTCCTTGATAGGCAGATAAGGATAATGAAGTCCTTCCCGCCTGAATTCCTAAAGGAGGTGAGTGAAACAACTTCAAAGGCTACAAAAGCTTGGGAGGAAGCCAAGGCTAAGGATGACTTCTCGAAGTTTGAGCCATGGCTGGATAAGATAATCAGCCTAGCAAAGAGGGCAGCGGAGTACCTAGGTTACGAAGAGGAGCCTTATGACGCTTTACTGGATCTTTACGAAGAGGGTCTTAGAACTAGGGATGTAGTTAAGATGTTTGATGTTCTTGAGAAGGAGCTTAGACCTTTGCTCGAGAAGATACTAGAGGAAGATAAGGTCCCAAGGGAACACCCGCTAGAGAAGGAGAAATATGAAAGGGAGTGGATGGAGAAGGTCAACCTCTGGGTACTTGAGAAGTTCGGTTATCCTCTAGGCACCAGAGCAAGACTTGATGTTTCGGCTCATCCGTTTACAACGGAGTTTGGAATAAGGGATGTTAGAATAACAACCCGTTACGAGGGCTTTGATTTCAGGAGAGCTTTGTTAAGTACGATTCACGAGTTCGGTCATGCACTATATGAGCTTCAGCAGGATGAAAGGTTCATGTTCACTCCAATAGCTGGTGGAGTAAGCCTTGGAATTCATGAGAGCCAGTCCAGGTTCTGGGAGAACATAATAGGTAGAAGCAAAGAGTTCGTCGAGTTTATATACCCTGTACTCAAGGAAAACTTACCCTTCATGGAAAAGTACACCCAGGAGGATGTTTACCTCTACTTCAACATGGTCAGGCCTGACTTCATAAGGACGGAAGCCGATGTAGTAACCTACAACTTCCACGTCCTCTTGAGGTTCAAGCTCGAGAGGATGATGGTAAGCGAGGATGTCAAAGCTAAGGATCTCCCTGAGATGTGGAACGATGAGATGGAGAGGTTGCTGGGGATAAGGCCTAAAACCTATAGGGAGGGAATCCTTCAGGATATCCACTGGGCCCACGGAAGCATAGGCTACTTCCCGACCTACAGCATAGGGACGATACTCTCAGCTCAACTGTACTATCACATAAAGAAGGATATCCCTGACTTTGAAGAAAAGGTTGCTAAAGGTGAGTTTGAACCGATAAAGTCCTGGCTCAGGGAAAAGATACACAGGTGGGGCAGCATCTATCCACCTAAGGAGCTACTAAAGAAAGCTATAGGTGAAGATGTAAACGCTGAATACTTCGTTAGGTGGATTAAGGAGAGGTATCTCTAG